TCGAACAGGTTCGCAGGCTTCGCTATCCAGCGCGAAGTCAGGTAGTCCTCCGCAGGAAGTTCCTCTGGCCTGTGCTGGGCCCAGTATCCCTCGGGGAACATCAGCCCGTTGCGCCTGGAATTCTCCATGAAGGGGGCCATCATGTCATGATGTTTACCATACTTCGTGCAGTACTGGGCGAACTGCAGGGCAGTGCCGTAGCAGCCAGGAGGTCCCCACAGGGACCGGCCAACGCCAAGAGCATAGTTGCCGGGTACTTCGTCGGCCGCACTGATGCCGCCGTGGTTATATCGGCCCTCGTAGTTATGCCAGCCCTTCACCACCAGGCACGTGTTGGCGAGGCCGTCACCGATTGCCTGAGCGGCCACAGTGATGGCAGCCGACATACAGCCCGGCGCGTGCATTTTGAACTTGACGTTAGTCAGTTCCGGCATGTTCTCCTCAAGCCAGTCGGCGCTGAGCTGACCGATGCCGTCTAGCGGGTCGTCCGTCTGGTTAAAGGCGTTGACCACATCCATGGGCAAGGGCGTACCTTCCGGCCAGGGAGCTCCAGTCGTAGTGACAGGGACTATAACGAGTCCATCTACCTGGTCAGGGCTGACACCGGCGTCTTCAATAGCCTGGCGCATCGACTGGATGCTGCCCGCGCCAACGGTTGTTTCTGGCCTGCCGTCCCAACGGCGGGCGGTTGGCGAGTGGCCGACGCCGACTGCCGCAACCTTTCCTCGGTGTTCCCACACGCCGAGTCCCTCGACTGATCTGTACATAGATTCAGGGGCATCTATCGTGGTCATCTCATTACTCCCTTGCGGTTTCGAGTGTCAGCTTGATTGTGTTGTGGGACAGATGGCTTCAGTGACGCTTAGATGCTCGCGTTCAGCCTACAACCTGCCACTCGGGCACCTTCTGGCCGTTGGCGGTCGCTTCGAAGATGACCTTCACGGCACCACCAACGGGCACTTCGTCGATTGGTGTGCCTGGCAGTGAGGAATACATCTGGACGCCAGGATCTTCCTCCAGCGTGATGACAGCCAGGTTGTACGGCTGGTCCTCCTGAAGAAGCCTGATCGGACAGTCATACACGACACAGTAATTGTATATCGTGCCCCGACCGCTCATCTGCTTCCACTCGAGATTGTCACCCGAGCCGCATCCACCGCAGTCCGGCAGTGGAGGGTTTTGGAGCCGGTCGCAGGCGGTGCAATTCTGTATTACCAGTCTGCCTTCGTTCGCAGCTTCCCAGAATGGTCCAGTCAGCTCATCTGGAACCACACCCTGCTTAACCATGTTCTCCTCCCAATGCAAATTGTCGAATACCGAAAGTCGGTCTTGCGACCCTCACAGATAATAATGCAGTCAGGCGGAGATGCCAACCGCACCCCCCAGCCGAAGTCTCATGCCCTAATCTTCGGTTAGAGGATCTCAAGGGCCACTGGGGCCACTGACTGCTTACTCTTCAAATGTGAACTGGGCTGTACGCCGCCAGAGGTCCACGCCATGCAGGCGAAGTGTGACCTCGGAACCTGCCGACACAGAGCCCGGAAGCGCGGCAAGGGTACGGAAGGGCCACTCTGAAAGTTCCAGGAGAGCGGAGCGACGGCCAGCGTTCTCCAGGACGAAGGCCTGGTGGACAGCATCTCCGTTCTCTGCCACCGTGTTCATCCTGCGGCTGTCCAGCCACTTAAGGAAGAAGTAACTGCGCCGGTTGTTCTCAATCCGGGAGATCTGCCTGATCTGCATGTCGGCCCGGTGCGCCACGGAGGTAACCGCCTCCTCATCGTAGAGTGTTCCTGACTCTCGCAGGTGATGTGAGATCTGACGCTGGACCAGCAGGTCCGGATAACGTCTCAGAGGAGACGTCGCCTGTGTGTACGCGTCGACGCCCAGCCCTCCGTGTCGTCCGGGCTTCACGCTGACGGTGGCTGCTGTCAGTCGTCTGGTCATCAGGAATGCCCGAAGTGGCCCCTCTGGAACCTGAGAGATTATGTCGGACATATCCGGCAGCGCCTGAGACCGAAACGGTGCGGGCAGCTCGTTTTCGACGCAATACCGTGCGAGCAGTGAGTTGCACAGGACCATGCACTCCTCGATCAGGCCGCGAGCGGGCGCGAGCCGGGGCACCACTCGTACGCTGATTGTACCGCAACTATTCACCTTCACCGATAGCTCGTCTCTGTCCAGGCTCAACGCACCGCCGGCGTCTCGCGCAGCCCTCAGTGATCTCGCCAGCCGGTGCAGGGTGTGCAGTTCAGCGTGAAGCGGGTGAGATGAGTCTTGAATAGCGGAGTCGGCTTCCTGGTATGACAGCGCATGGTCGCTGCGAATGACTGATTTCACAACATTCCAGGTGTTCACGTCCCCGTCTTCAGTCATGTCGACCAGAACACTGACCGCGGCTCTTGACTCTCCGGGGTTTAGACTTCCCGAGCCTGCGGACACTGCAGCGGGCAGCATGCTGATGGTCTGCTCGGGTAGGTACAGCGACGACATCCTGCGATCTGCCTCGACATCGAGGGCTGACCCCGCATCGATAAGGGCGCCCGCGTCCGTGATGTGAATGCCGATTCGGTACAGGCCTGTTTCAATAGTCTCAACAGAGAGAGCGTCGTCCCTGTCTCGCGTGTCTGCGTCGTCAATCGTGATCGTCAGCAGGCCCGTTAAGTCGCTCCGGTCACGGTCTGCCAGCAGCTGGGCCTGGTCAGTACGTCCTGCCTCCTCGAGTGCCTGTTCAGCAAACTCGGTTGGGATGTCGTTCCGACCCAGGTCCAGGTGCTCGTCGGCATCCACGACCTCAAGTGCAACAAGCTTATCGAATGCCGCGCGCTGAAGGTCGCGACCGCGCACTCCTGCGTTCTCAAGGAATCGCTTAACGAAACCAGCCCTCGAGTAGTCGTCCCCGTGCAGAACGAAGTCCCTGATCTGTCCGAGGACTTGGGACTGAAATTCAGTCAGTGACTCCGGTAAGTGACCGTCCCGGAACGCGCCTGTCAACTCGTCAGCGTCTGCCGTACGTTGCTGCTGCCGCTGCCTTCGATCGGTCATTGCCTCGACGGTTTCTCGGTCCCTGGGAATGAAGTGAGTGCCGTCACGGACGAACAGCAGGTCGTCGTCGAGAACGTAGAGAAGAATCGCGACCGACTGCTGCGCTGAAGGCTCTTGGCCGAGGTAGAGCTCTCCGATATCGGAAAGCGTCAGGGCATCGCCGTCGTCGCAGACAACGTCCCAGACTTCCCCCAGGTCAAGGTCACTGAGTGCCGACTCCGACTGAAGTCCGAAGTCCTCTACTGCCTCAAACCCAGCCGCCGTTACCCCTGTCTCGTAGATTACTCGCGACTGACTAAGTCTGGCCTCCCGGTTGCGGCCAATGGCAAGTCGGAGGCGATTTCCAACCGGTTCGATAACCCGGACCAGGCGCGGACCGGCGTCTAGCTGGACTAGGATGATTTCCCCTGGCTGCATAGGAGCTATTCCCTGGGCGGCTGACTGGTTCCGAGGCGCTCGCCGGAGTGCATTAGTGGCGAAACGGAACTTGACTCGACGTTATGCCGGGGTCGGCAGCCTGGGAACTACCTCCTTGACCAGGAGCTCCATGGAGCGCACCCAGCTATCGTATGGCTGCCATTCGTGGCCCATCGCAAGCAGTACGCCGAAACCTCCCACGTCGTCGTAGAGCGTGCCCAATTTCTCAGTCACTTCGTCTGGGCTTCCAACGACGAACACATTGTCTATGAGGTATTCTGCGTCGACGTCCGAGTCAGGCATGTCAGGATCGACCTTGAACAGGTCCGTCATCCCCAATTTAGGCATGAGCTTCAGGAAGTACTGCTCGAAGTCGCGCCTGAGCACACCGTTCAATGCCTCCTCACGGGCTTGTTCGGACGTCTCGGCCACGTAGATCTCTCTCGCGATCCGCCAGTCTGCCCGGTTAGGAGTCTGCCCCGTGTTTTCGGCCCCCTTTTCAACCGCGTCCCAGTGGGTACTGAGAATTCGCGACGGCACGAGGTTGATGCTCATGGGAATCCATCCCCGTTCGCCAGCCAGTATCAGCGTATCCGAGTTGGGTGACACGCCGGCGACTCCGATAGGAGGGTGAGGCTTCTGGTAGGGAGTAACGTGAAAACGTAGACCGAAGTCATCCACAGGTTCCGGGATGGTGAACTTCCAGAACTCGTTCTCATAGGTGCCGGGCTTTGGGTCATTCCAGATTTCCAGGATTAAGTCGATGGAGTCGCGCGTCATCCTCCTGTGCCCATCACCGCGAGGGTCGAAACCGAACACCTCGAAGTCACCAGGGAATCCACCGGACCCGACTCCCCACTGGAACCGCCCCTTGGCCATGTGGTCTAGCTGGGCAATCCGGTGTGCAATCATGAACGGGTTGTGGTTGGGCATACAGGTCACGCCGGTCCCGAGCTTGATGTTACTCGTGCGCGCCAGCGCATTGGCGATGAACATGTCAGGGGCCGGGATGTTCTCCCACACTGTCGTGAAGTGCTCGCCAATCCACGCCTCTGAATAGCCCAGGCTGTCGAGGACCTCGATCTGGTGGAGGTCGTCCTCAAGGGTCTGCGTGATGTCAGACCCCGGAGGGTGCAGCGGCATAGTGAAGAATCCGACCTGCATCTCGCATCTCCATGTCGTGACTGCGGTTTCTCGGTGAGAGTCGCCCTGCGCTGACCAACTCTCCCGAATTGCTGCCTGAATGTTATCAGATGCCTTGCTTCTAAACGATCCGGTGTAGACTCTAGCGGATTGAAAATCACAGTGGAGTAATCAATGAACAGCAAAGACCAGAGCGCCCTGGATATTCTGAAAGACCTCGGAGAACGTCCTGCTGCGCCATTTCACGAGGAGCCAGTCGCGACATACATCTTTAGTCGGCTAGCAGATCTCGGCTTGTCCCCACTCAGGGACGAGTTCGGCAACGTCATCGTCCACTACTCTAACTCCGATGCAGATGACCCTCCGATCGCCTTCGTCGCACACATGGACCATCCGGGTTTCGAAGTTGACGGGGTGGACGAAGTTGGCCCGGTCGGTGTCGCGCTAGGTGGAGTCCCGGAGGTCTCCCTTTCAAACCCGGCAGAGGTACTTGCGCTGATGCCGGATGGCCGGAGAGTACGAGGACGAACGGCTGAACTAGACGTAGAGTCCAGGAGAGTCCGTTTCGACCTCGACGAGGCCGTTGAGATCGTTCCCCCGGTTCCAGTGGTCTTCGATCTGCCGGACTTCGAATTGGACGGCAACTTCATCAGGATGCGGGCCGCTGACGACCTCGCCGGATGTGCCGCGGCGCTTTCCGCGATCGAACGACTTGTCGCGGTCGGCGCCGAGGCCAGCGTGTATGGCGTATTCACCCGAGCAGAAGAAGGTGGACTGTTCGGCGCGCGGTTGATGGCAGAGGCGCGGACTCTCCCAATGGAGACCTTTGTGGTATCCATTGAGTCCAGCCCGCTGATCCCAGGAATAGAGCAGGGCGGAGGTCCTGTTATTCGCACGGGTGATGCACTCTTCACGTTCGACGCGGATGCAGAGCAGGTGATGATTGTCGCCCGCGAGTCTATCCGCGCCAGGAATCCCGACTTCAAGTCCCAGCGCCAGCTTATGAGTGGTGGAGTGTGTGAAGGGACCGCCTTCGCGGTCTGGGGCTACCGGGCTACGGGGATGGCGTTCCCGCTTGGAAACTACCACAACGCTACAACGGGAATTCGAGATCCCAACTCAGGCATAGGTGCTGAGTTCATTCGCGTGGAGGACTTCCTTGGTGGCGTCGAGTTGCTTGCTGAGGCCGCGGTCAGCGTCTCGAAACGCCACGACTCGCCTGCGCGGGAGAGAGTGCGGGAAGTCCCAGCCGATGTGCGTGCTCGTATGACGCGCCCTACGACTTGAGTGTCTGGACGGAGTTAGTCCGCCTCGCTGACGTCCCAGCCGTCGAGTACCCAGTAACCCACCCTGGGCAGATCAGAAACAGTCGACAGTCCCTGGGCCCTCTTGAGTCGCTGGATATTGAACAGGTGGGTGATCTCCTCGAAGTAGACGTGACGAATCGATCCTTCCATCTGCATGTTCACCGTGCTGGGATCCTCCGTGGGAGTGACGGCAGTTGGATGAGCCTTGATCATCAGCCCCCAACTTTCGTTGAGTGTCACAGTGACTGAGTGTGCCCTGAGGAAGCCGACGTTGCGCTCGCTGAGCACCCGGCGAGTCAGGTCGATTCCCTCTTGCAGCTTGCTGAGGATGACCGGCAGGTCGTAATACTTCGTTTCGTCCATACGCCGGTCGAAAGGAGAAGCTGCCAGCCCGTCGACGTCCTCGACTCCGTGTTCGCCATCAGGGAAAGTCACGTCTCCCCAGCGAAGAATCAGCCACCGGTATATCAGGGATGCCATGTGACTTAGCTGTACACGGATGCTCCACTCTGCCCAGCCGTAGTCGTCGGATGTCCAGTTGAGCTGCTCATCGGTCAGACTTTCGACCTCGTTTGCGATCAGCTCGTAGAGAGCGTCGTACTCGGGAAAGAGCGCAGATGCTGGTGACTCGTCTGTGATCGGCTGGTTGGTCATGACTAGATTCCCTTCAGGGCGATCTTGAGATGTTCCATTGAGAGGTTTCCTCCGCTCAGGACAATCGCGACCTTCTTGCCCTCGAGGCGGTCCTTTATCTTGATCGCTCCCGCGAGTGACGCGGCGCCAGCATGTTCCACCAGGTTGTGAGTCTGCTCGAGGTGCGTGACGATCGCCTGGTTCATCTCGTCTTCTGTCACAAGGATGAAGTCGTCCAGATGTTCACGCAGAATGCTGAGGGGGAGTTCGTACCCGGTACCCGTGGCCAGTCCCTCGGCTGATGACCTCATGGGAGCTTCGACTATGTGCCCCTCTCTCCACGACAGGTACACGGCGGGCGCCTGCTCGGCCTGAACGCCGATTACCTGTATGTCAGGATTTATCGACTTCGCAACGATGCAAACGCCGCTCGCACCACTGCCACCGCCAACCGGGACGACGATGACGTCCACGTCTGGCAGGTCTTCCAGGATCTCCAGGCTATACGTGCCCACACCAGCGATCAGGTTTGGCTCATTGACGGCGTGGACGTAGCGGTATCCCTCTTCTTTCGACAGACGCTCGATGTACTCCCGTGATTCGTCGAAGTATTCACCATGATGGATCACCTTGGCGCCTAGATTGCGCATCGAGGCGACCTTTCCGGGGTTGGCGTTCATTGGGACGGCTACGTACGCCTTCGAACCGAACACGCTCGCAGCATATGCGATTGACTGGCCGTGGTTGCCGCTGGATGCCGTCGCGACCCCGCGTTCCAACTCGGACTCAGAGAGCTGAGACAGCAGGTTGATCCCGCCTCGCATCTTGAATGCGCCCAGACGCTGGTGGTTCTCATGCTTGACATGGACCTCCTCCGCGCCGATCAGCTTCTCAAGTCCGATATAGCGGTGGAGCGGAGTCCGGGTTACGTAACCTTCTATGCGCCCTTTGGCCTGGATAACGTCATGAAGTGTGGGTGCGTTCAACTGATACCTCTGGTTCATCGACCAGCTTAAGGCTGGCTTGGTTACAGGAGGCAGACTGTGAGGTTCTGCCCCGTTCAATTTCTGATGAGTCCAGCTTCAAACTGGACCGAAATCAGCATAAGGGTTTGCACTTACTCAATGGAAGTTTAGTAACCCATTGAGTGATTCTCTCTGTGATAGGATTGGCCCAGGCTCGAATCCGGTTCAGGGGAGGCGAATGTGGCTACTGCAGCACCATCAAGACCACAGATCGATACTGGCAGAAGCACGGTGTATTCCAGCGGTGGCGTGGTGGTTTCGATTTCGCCGTTCGCAGCCTCAGCCGGAGCAAAGGTCTTGGCAGATGGCGGAAACGCATTCGACGCCGCCGTGGCCGTGGCCGCTGTAGAAGCGGTCACCGTACCACCGGCATGTGGAGTGGGCGGCGAGCCGTTCGTCATCATGCATGATGCGAAAACGGGCAAGGTCCACGGTCTGACAGGGAGCGGACGCGCACCCCTGGCGGCCAATCGCGACTTCTTCGTCGAACGCGGTCACAACTTCATGCCTCTTCAAGGTCCTCTTGCGGCAGCGATCCCGGGGGAAGTTCTCGCATGGGAGGAGATCGTCGAGCGTCATGGCTCACGATCACTGGCACAGTTGCTGGGACCAGCCATCGGTTATGCCGAGGAGGGCTTTCCCATCAGTGACCAGCTTGGCGGTGGCTTCGACGTCCTGAACGCCAAGCTGGCTCAGTTCCCAGACTCAAGGGACATCTTCACGAATGACGGCAGCCCCCTGCTGGCAGGTCAGTTACTCGTGCAGAAGAACCTCGCCAAGACCCTGCGTACCGTCGCTTCTGGCGGTGCTGAGGCTTTCTACAAGGGCGATATCGGTAGAGAAATGGCGCGCGCCATCCAGGCCGCCGGTGGACTGTACACCGCCGAGGAGATAGCCGATCACCAGAATATCTGGTACGAGCCGCCTATCTCCACGACATATCGCGGCAACACTGTTTACGAGACGGCCCCGCCATCTCAGGGCCTCGTGCTGCTGGAAATGCTCAACATCCTGGAGGGTTACGACGTCTCAAGTCTCGGTTTCTATAACGCCGAGGCGGTGCACACTATGGTCGAGGCGAAAAAGCTGGCCTTCGCTGACCGCAATCGCTACGCGGGCGATCCAGAGTTCGTATCAACGCCCGTGGACGAACTCATCTCGAAGAGGTTCGCCACCCAGCGCAGGCAGCTGATAACTTCACAATCAGGCTCGTACGAAGCTGGCCCAATCGCCACGCCGATACCTGGCGACGGCAATACCAGCTACTTCTGCGTCGTGGACGCAGAGGGCAACGCTCTCTCATTCATTCACAGCCTGTCTATGGGATTCGGAAGCGGCTTCGTCGCAGGTAACACCGGCGTCCTGCTGAACAACCGAATTGGTCGTGGTTTCAGCCTTGTGGATGGACACCCCAACGTCATCGAAGGCGGCAAGCGCACCATGCACACGCTGAACGCGTACATGGTCATGCGCGACGACAGGCCCTACCTCGTGGGAGGGACGCCTGGTGGCGACAGGCAGATTGCGTGGAATGCGCAGGTCATCACCAATGTGCTCGACCATGGCATGTCGGCGCAGGAAGCTGTGGAGGCCCCCAGGTGGGCCTCATTCCCCAGCACCGACCCTCACGACGTAGACAAGCCGTTCGTGATCGAGCTGGAAGAGGGAATGGAGCAGGCCGACATCGACGAGTTGGAGGCCAGGGGCCACACTGTTGAGGTCAATCAGGGCCGCGCCTTCGGCGGTTCCGCGAAGCTGATAGTAATCGACCCCGCCACCGGCATCCGGACCGCAGGCTCCGACCCCAGAACCGACGGCCACGCCGCACCTGTGTAAAGCTCAAGAGGGCATTCCAGTAGGCTTCAGTTCACGGCTCTCTTTATGCACCGGTCAGATGTTTCATGAAACATTTGACAGACCCAAGGAATGTTCATATAGTTCGGCAACATAAGACAAACCCCGGAGGATTTCGCAACACCAAGAAGTAACGTAAGCCGATACTCATTGAGATCTCCAGCAGAGAGGTAGCCGATGCAGTCAGCCCGACTATGCTTGAAGACCTTGGCACTTTTGGGAGTGACAGCCGCGATAATGCTGTCGGTCGCCGCCTGTGGAGCAGCGGAATCACCTTCGGCTCCTCAGCAGCCAGCGCAGCCCGCGGCCGCAGCACCAGCACAGCCTGCAGCCGCAGGTGCTCAGACTTCACCTGCCTCCCCAGTGCAGCCAGCGCAGCCAGCCGCTGCCATGCCCGCCGCGACAGCTGCCCCTGCAGCGACTCCGGAATTTATCCAACCAGGTGCGATCCCAAAGAGAGCCGTCCCCACCCCTGCGGCTGCCATGGCTACCATGGGACCCGAGGGCTCCCTCGTCTTTGCGGACGAGGATATCGACTTCCCAGCGAGGGTCCCCAAGAAGACCGGCTGCACGGACCACGACAATAACATCCGTTGGGGCGTAGACGAAGGCGCCATATTCTGGAGCGCTGAAGAGGTCGCTTACGAGCCTGGCCTCGCGACTGGTTGGGAGTTCAGCGACGACCTCCTCCAGTTGACCTTCGACATCAGAAGAGGTGTCCAGTACCATGACGGCTGGGGAGAGGTGACAGGCCACGACTGGAAGTGGGCCTGGGAGACCACAATGGAGCAGGACTCCGTATTCCCAATCTTCCTGGGTCGAGACCACATAGACCGGATTGAAGTCCCTGATGACTACACCGTGTCCATGCACTTGACTAAGCCCAACATCTTCTTCCTGGACACCAACATACCCAGCGCAGGTTGTGGCAGCGTCCCATTCGCTAGCAAGAGGCGTGTGGACGAACTGGGTGAAGAGGAAGCCCACACCAACCTCACCGGAGGGACCGGACCCTTCAAGTACACGAGATTCGATTCGGGCGACCGCGCGGAGCTTGAAGCTGTGCCCGGTCACTGGAGGAACGACTCCAACTACGCGAATGTGACGATGGTGGAGATTCAGGAGTCAGCTACACAGGTAGCCGCGCTGCTTGTTGGAGAGATTGATGCAGCCATTGTTCCAGTAACGCAGGCGGAGCGCTTCGAAGGCTCGAAAGTGGAACTGCGGCGGCAGCGAGGTGGCGGCTACCAGCGCCTCTATGCACAGGGCCGCTTCTGCATGAAGGTGTCTCTCGACGGTACTGTGCCGGTCGACCCGTATCCGAGGCCCGGCTATGATCCCACCAAACCCTGGGTCGGTGATTGCGAGAGCCCCGAGGAGCAGGAGAACGCCAGGAAGGTACGCTGGGCCGTTTCGATGTCAATCGACCGGCAGGGAATCGTTGACAACATCCTGGGCGGGTTCGGACGGCAGCCTGGACCAGCCGAAATGGTGGGTGTGACCTATGACAAGTACTACCTGGACAAGTGGGCCGTCCCATACGACCCCGACATGGCCAGGCAGTATCTGGTTGAAGCGGGTTACCCTGACGGGTTCGAAATGGAGATGCGCTGCACGACCGGTCACCCGCTCATGGTTGAGATGTGCGAGGCGATCGCGAAGGGGATTACCGACATCGGGATCGATGTCAACGTCGTGACGATGGCCTACTCGGCGAACCGACCGTGTGTCGTCGCTCGTGAGTGCGGCAACTGGTGGTTCCGCACCGGGGGCGAGGGTCTAGGTCTGAACCCCGAGATCGCGTTGCTGCGCCGCAACTCTGTTCGCACGTTCAACCCCGGTTTCGAAATCCGCGAGCAGCTTGAGATCCTGGCCAAGATCGACGCTTGCAAGAACACCGAGTGCCTGGACGAGTTCCGAGACGTCCACTGGGACTGGTGGCACCACAACCAGCAGATTATCGGGGTTGTCGAGACATTCGGACTCATCGGTGTTAACACTGAGAAGATCGGAGAGTGGGAGATCCCGTTCGGTATGGGTGGACTTGCCGCCTTTGACAGGATCCAGAAGCCCTAGGACCCCTCAATGAAAGCCTTCCTGGTTAGAAGGGCAGGGATGTCCCTGGTCACCCTGCTGGCGGTCAGCATGTTGGTATTCATGCTGGCGCGCCTGCAGGGTGACCCTCGAGCTGTGATGCTCTCGGACTACACCACGAACGAGCAGTACGAGGCTTGGGGTCGCGAGATGGGCCTCGATAAGCCTATTGCGGTCCAGTATGTGGTCTATATCGGAAAGGTAATGAAGGGTGACCTCGGGGATTCACTGCTGCAGGACGGTACCTCCGTGGCCACTCTTCTCTGGCGCAGGATTCCCAACACCGTTCAACTTGCAATGGCCGCCTTTGCAGTCGCCCTCATCCTGGGCATCCCCCTGGGTGTGCTAGCGGCGGTCACGAGGGGTAGCGTGTGGGACTACGGAGCCCGCAGCTTTGCGATATTCGGACACTCCGCCCCGTCGTTCTGGGTAGGACTTATTTTCATTGTTGTATTCGCCGTCGAGTTAGGTTGGTTTCCGACGTCTCGCAAGGTGGACTGGGACAGCATTGTGCTCCCGGCTATGGCGCTCGGATGGGGTGCGGCCGGAGGCATTTTGCGCTTGATGCGCTCTTCCATGTTGGAAGTTCTCGACTCAGAGTACGTGAAGTTGGCCAAAGCAAAGGGAATGTCATCGGTGCAGGTAGTTTGGAAGCATGCCTTCCGCAACGCACTGATCGCGCCCATCACTGCCGCCGGTCTCCTTTTTGCGGGTCTGATAACGGGTACAGTAGTGACTGAATCTGTGTTCGCATGGCCGGGACTTGGCCTGCTCGCCATACAGGCTGTCAACAAGTCCGACTATCCAGTGCTGCAGGGAGTGATCCTGCTGGTGACGTTCATCTATGTGCTCACTGCGCTCGCTGTCGACCTCCTGTACGCATACATAGACCCGAGAATCAAGTACAACTAGACCGAAATGTTTAGCAGAAGCGCACAGACACTCACTCCGGAACAGGCGCTCACCAGGCGCTCTGGTCCGCGTCTGTTTGGATTACCGATGCCTGAACTGCGTAGGTGGCCGGTGTCCTCGATCATCATCCTCGGACTGTTCGTTATCGCTGCAGGTGGCGCGGACTGGATATCTCCATACGAACTCAATGAAGGGGAACTGGGAGACCGGCACATTCCACCAATGTTCTTCGGCGGCACCGCCGAGCATGTCCTGGGCACGGACTATCTGGGTCGGGACATTCTGACCCGCACGATTTACGGCGCTCGAATATCGCTGATGGTGGCTGCCGTGGTATTAGGAGTAGGGGGGCTATTCGGAACCGTAGTAGGAATGATCTCCGGCTACTTCGGAGGCTGGGTGGACGAGATCATCATGCGCGTCGTGGACATCAAGTTCTCACTGCCGTTCATCCTCATTGCGCTGGCCCTTGCGCTCATCTTAGGCCCGAGTCTGCCTCTACTTCTCGGACTTCTGGCCTTCCTGATATGGGGAGGATTCGCGCGTCAGGTTCGCGGCGAGGTGCTTGTGCTGAAAGAGATGGACTATGTCGCCTTGGCCAAGGTCACCGGCGCATCTACCCCGCGCATACTCTACAAGCACATACTCCCCGGCGTGCTTAACACGATCGTCGTTGTGGCGACGATCCAGGTTGGCAACATCATCCTAGCTGAGGCGTCGCTGAGCTTCCTCGGCGCCGGAGTGCCTCCACCGACACCAGCGTGGGGCTCTATGGTCGCTCTTGGCCGGCTGTACGTCGTAGATGCATGGTGGGACAGCCTCGCGCCCGGCATGGTCATCGCCCTGGTCGTCATCGCCTTCACTCTGCTCGGCGACTGG
This window of the Dehalococcoidia bacterium genome carries:
- a CDS encoding threonine/serine dehydratase — protein: MNQRYQLNAPTLHDVIQAKGRIEGYVTRTPLHRYIGLEKLIGAEEVHVKHENHQRLGAFKMRGGINLLSQLSESELERGVATASSGNHGQSIAYAASVFGSKAYVAVPMNANPGKVASMRNLGAKVIHHGEYFDESREYIERLSKEEGYRYVHAVNEPNLIAGVGTYSLEILEDLPDVDVIVVPVGGGSGASGVCIVAKSINPDIQVIGVQAEQAPAVYLSWREGHIVEAPMRSSAEGLATGTGYELPLSILREHLDDFILVTEDEMNQAIVTHLEQTHNLVEHAGAASLAGAIKIKDRLEGKKVAIVLSGGNLSMEHLKIALKGI
- a CDS encoding OB-fold domain-containing protein; translated protein: MVKQGVVPDELTGPFWEAANEGRLVIQNCTACDRLQNPPLPDCGGCGSGDNLEWKQMSGRGTIYNYCVVYDCPIRLLQEDQPYNLAVITLEEDPGVQMYSSLPGTPIDEVPVGGAVKVIFEATANGQKVPEWQVVG
- a CDS encoding M20/M25/M40 family metallo-hydrolase, encoding MNSKDQSALDILKDLGERPAAPFHEEPVATYIFSRLADLGLSPLRDEFGNVIVHYSNSDADDPPIAFVAHMDHPGFEVDGVDEVGPVGVALGGVPEVSLSNPAEVLALMPDGRRVRGRTAELDVESRRVRFDLDEAVEIVPPVPVVFDLPDFELDGNFIRMRAADDLAGCAAALSAIERLVAVGAEASVYGVFTRAEEGGLFGARLMAEARTLPMETFVVSIESSPLIPGIEQGGGPVIRTGDALFTFDADAEQVMIVARESIRARNPDFKSQRQLMSGGVCEGTAFAVWGYRATGMAFPLGNYHNATTGIRDPNSGIGAEFIRVEDFLGGVELLAEAAVSVSKRHDSPARERVREVPADVRARMTRPTT
- a CDS encoding LLM class flavin-dependent oxidoreductase; this encodes MQVGFFTMPLHPPGSDITQTLEDDLHQIEVLDSLGYSEAWIGEHFTTVWENIPAPDMFIANALARTSNIKLGTGVTCMPNHNPFMIAHRIAQLDHMAKGRFQWGVGSGGFPGDFEVFGFDPRGDGHRRMTRDSIDLILEIWNDPKPGTYENEFWKFTIPEPVDDFGLRFHVTPYQKPHPPIGVAGVSPNSDTLILAGERGWIPMSINLVPSRILSTHWDAVEKGAENTGQTPNRADWRIAREIYVAETSEQAREEALNGVLRRDFEQYFLKLMPKLGMTDLFKVDPDMPDSDVDAEYLIDNVFVVGSPDEVTEKLGTLYDDVGGFGVLLAMGHEWQPYDSWVRSMELLVKEVVPRLPTPA
- a CDS encoding RNB domain-containing ribonuclease; translated protein: MQPGEIILVQLDAGPRLVRVIEPVGNRLRLAIGRNREARLSQSRVIYETGVTAAGFEAVEDFGLQSESALSDLDLGEVWDVVCDDGDALTLSDIGELYLGQEPSAQQSVAILLYVLDDDLLFVRDGTHFIPRDRETVEAMTDRRQRQQQRTADADELTGAFRDGHLPESLTEFQSQVLGQIRDFVLHGDDYSRAGFVKRFLENAGVRGRDLQRAAFDKLVALEVVDADEHLDLGRNDIPTEFAEQALEEAGRTDQAQLLADRDRSDLTGLLTITIDDADTRDRDDALSVETIETGLYRIGIHITDAGALIDAGSALDVEADRRMSSLYLPEQTISMLPAAVSAGSGSLNPGESRAAVSVLVDMTEDGDVNTWNVVKSVIRSDHALSYQEADSAIQDSSHPLHAELHTLHRLARSLRAARDAGGALSLDRDELSVKVNSCGTISVRVVPRLAPARGLIEECMVLCNSLLARYCVENELPAPFRSQALPDMSDIISQVPEGPLRAFLMTRRLTAATVSVKPGRHGGLGVDAYTQATSPLRRYPDLLVQRQISHHLRESGTLYDEEAVTSVAHRADMQIRQISRIENNRRSYFFLKWLDSRRMNTVAENGDAVHQAFVLENAGRRSALLELSEWPFRTLAALPGSVSAGSEVTLRLHGVDLWRRTAQFTFEE
- the ggt gene encoding gamma-glutamyltransferase, translated to MATAAPSRPQIDTGRSTVYSSGGVVVSISPFAASAGAKVLADGGNAFDAAVAVAAVEAVTVPPACGVGGEPFVIMHDAKTGKVHGLTGSGRAPLAANRDFFVERGHNFMPLQGPLAAAIPGEVLAWEEIVERHGSRSLAQLLGPAIGYAEEGFPISDQLGGGFDVLNAKLAQFPDSRDIFTNDGSPLLAGQLLVQKNLAKTLRTVASGGAEAFYKGDIGREMARAIQAAGGLYTAEEIADHQNIWYEPPISTTYRGNTVYETAPPSQGLVLLEMLNILEGYDVSSLGFYNAEAVHTMVEAKKLAFADRNRYAGDPEFVSTPVDELISKRFATQRRQLITSQSGSYEAGPIATPIPGDGNTSYFCVVDAEGNALSFIHSLSMGFGSGFVAGNTGVLLNNRIGRGFSLVDGHPNVIEGGKRTMHTLNAYMVMRDDRPYLVGGTPGGDRQIAWNAQVITNVLDHGMSAQEAVEAPRWASFPSTDPHDVDKPFVIELEEGMEQADIDELEARGHTVEVNQGRAFGGSAKLIVIDPATGIRTAGSDPRTDGHAAPV